The Cervus elaphus chromosome 30, mCerEla1.1, whole genome shotgun sequence genome segment cccaacgaagtcgttcctccctttcttctggggtctccctattattaaataccttttcagctgctttcagtaagtcttgtattgtctgttctcctaacccctctatcttttgtaattttctcttaatatctggggctgcctgatggGGCtacctgattcacaaacgctagtagaactgcagcgcgtgattcctcagcctgggggtccataggtgtatattgcctaaaggcttccattagcctctctaggaaggctgacgggctctcagtgggctcttgccttactaaatttaccttcgccaaatttgtcggcttcctagctgcggccTGCAGGCCaaccattagagtctggcggtacactcggagacgctccctaccttccactcactcaaaatcccagttaggccgcaacagaggaaacccctcgtccacgagatgaggctgggcggttggtctcccgtcgacccccgggacccgtttctgcacctctgccaggattcgctcccgttcttccgtggtgaagagcacctgcaacagctgctgacagtcatctcaggtggggttatgagtgaacaaaatggaatctaagaggttaatgaggccttggggtttctctaaaaaaggaggattttgggttttccaattatacagatcactcgtggaaaagggccagtactgataggtttgctctccgtccgggttagctggtcccactcggacagggaTTGCCTGTACAgcagatgaaggtaactctgggtccccatgatcctgctcacccctatttcctctatttcttctccggggtcggggttcccttatcccttctgattcatcggtggggggggggtgctcttccccccgggggaacctgcaacggaggaggggcatatggcgggggcctaatttccatctccaagtcaatcaggttccggtatgaggattcctgcaagaccggttttgggcccttattcttctcggcttcctctgggggagtgggagtttccataaccagggcctgtacattaggagaatcagggagtttgtaaacaaaaggttttaaccattcgggTGGAtcttctactagatcttgccagaccctaacatatgggacttggctcgggtggccccagggatcaggagccataactttctctttcaccgcccgaataatagaaggttgaaaagttccctctggaggccatccaacttggaaggcgggccactctgcagagcaaaaggttattaatttactctttttaaccagtagcgacagatcatacactctagccctgacatccaagaaatgatcagtcatgagagagagtggggtggaTTCTCCTTGCCCCATAGcaagagtcagaagaaagtcactgagaattaccaccaaaaaatcctatcgggagtggtggcggccaggaggttgggcttgtggtatgcttcgtggaactatttgagtgccttagtcgttgcacggaagttttcttgttgggggcaggcaccctaagggtttctagcccATTCCGTGACCCACTTATCCTTTCATGGGAGTTTTCCAGTGGCAGGCACCCTATCAGCTCTTAAGTGCCTGTTCCGTGCCCACACAGatgggtttttatttggccagattctcggtttagaatacgagaaaaaagaaaagagtttcaccctctcgggctcccgttaccggggctgacttgttgggaggccttcagaatccacCAGGGAGTAGCCCTGGCCAGGACTCATCAGTTGCcccaactgtctgcctgttcactgaaactctcagaaacagaaacgAGGCTCCAGGGCTTTAcaggaggaagtagacaacgacacaccaaagaacaacgagacaggagacaatgccggcagttatacagacgcgaaagggcgtagaaaaacacacagacagagacagacacacatcggccgacaacacagaactggggggcgggaccccctgagtttccctatcctctggaacaagggtcaccttaccgaatggcatccactgttccccagatctgggcttaggagaggaggtctccttcccgcagagctggctgccttCCAGCATGCTCGCTGGCCTCGGCCTCACGCCAGCCGGAACGGCCAATCCGCTCCCTTAcggaaagctttccctcacgccagactccttcctgccttttaggagggcctcggatttacactgggcTTCCTgcgccagataccttcctgcttcacagcagggcctcagaTTTACACCGggcttttccagacctgcctgagcaccggtgctattacctgtcctttttcccctttgttccaaagagcgttcttccccggtcaagggatgccggacgagcccccaaatgttccgCCCATAGTCCAAATCCCCGGTCGGGAGAGAAGACTCCTCAAAACAATACAACTCGCAATaagggaatttattactgactcgaaccagggcctcccgccctcaccaagggtgtgaggacgaaaaggccccgagccccagttctctcgggtatttattaggtcaaaaaaagcagcaggtagttggcacaaacggattggttacacagcgggtagttggcgcaagcggattggttacacagttgcaaggcaatttttgttggcccaacgtggggctttcagctttccccttataggttccctttttcttgctaggcatatgttgattggctagctccaggaggcctgataattatgttaccccgggaaaccaggcctactcctaatctaggctgcctgtcatggcattagccgtgacagcctcacagataggatactgaaagatgaactccccaggataggtgccaaatatgctactggagatcagtggagaaataactccggaAAGAATGAAGCGacgaagccaaagcaaaaacaacacccagttgtgcatgtgactggtgatggaagtaaagtccgatgctataaagagcaatattgcatagaaacctggaatgttaggtccatgaatcaaggcaaattggaagtggtcaaacagtagatggcaagagtgaacatcaacgttttaggaatcaacaaactaaaatggactggaatggatgaattcaactcagatgaccattatatctattactctgagcaagaatcccttagaagaaatggagtagccatcacagtcaacaaaagagtccaaagtgcagtacttggatgcactctcaaaaaagacagaatgaaaaaaaaaaaaaagacagaatgatctctgttcgtttccaaggcaaaccattcaaatcCACAATGAGACCACAACTTCATACCCACTAGGCCagttatgcatgtgtgctcagcagtgtccaactccTTTCAACTGCATGGACTAcagctggccaggctcttctgtccatgggaatttccaggcaatactggagttggttgccatttcctcctccagggaccttcctgacccagagatccaacaaccggagtctcctgcatctcctgcattggcagccagtctttaccactgagtcacctgggaagacccaaggATGgctatcaaaaacaaaataagacaaaactgttggtgaggatgtggagaaattgaaactgtcATACACTGTTATTAGTATGTAAAACATCTccgccactgtggaaaacagtttatcGACTCTGCAAATATTTAAGCATGgaattaccacatgacccagcagttccattcCTGGCTATTCACAAGGAGTGTTTCCTTGACTTTAGTCAGGCTCCTCTAAGCCCTCTCAGCCTCTACTTTAGTACTGGCCTTGTGGGACCTGCATCAACTACTTGTCATAAGATTTCAGTTAGGTCAGTTAAGAGCCCCTCCCTGGAAAGCTTATCATCCTCAATATCTCATCAAATTCTTCATCCCCTATCTTCAATATTACATCAACCTGGTCTGCCTTCAGTTAAGAAACCTGATAAAATGGTTGGGCCAGAATTTAGCCCTTATCTATGGCATTTCATTTTAGGAAATATCCACCCACTGGCTATAGGTTCTCACTTGTTTATGATGTTTTTGTTTAACTGACCCCAGTTCTATACCAAGGTCTCTTTTCTCTATTGCAATAATTCCTaaataaattgttttgttttgattcacTGGTTGAATTACTGTCagattctgattttcttgaacaGTATATACCCCAAAGAGTTGAAAACAGGGTTTAAACAAATACTTCCACACACatattcataacagcactattcacaatagctcaAAGGTgtgaacaacccaaatgtccaccgcTGGATGGATGGGTAaattgtggtatatacatacaaataagaTGGAGTATTAGCCATGAAAAATAATCAGATACTGATAATTGCCATACAGTGGAGGAACCTGGAAAACACCTTTATGTGAAAGCAGACAGCACAAAATCATATAATCAATTTACGTGAAATACTAGGATTAGGTAAAACCAGACTGAGTCTGGGcttcagtgcatggggtcgcaaagagtcagacacgactgaaaagtGACCTCTCTTTCTTTCAAGTCTGAAAGCAGTTGTTCCTGCTACGTTCCGGGAGCGAGcagaaaataatgtaatttttaataggaaagaaaaaaatggtttgCAACTAGACATTGTTAGTGGTTTTACAACATTGCGATTATACTATACACCGAATTGTGTATTTAAAGATGTTTCATTTTAGGTTTTTTGAGTTTCatttcaataataattttttcttaagtttatAACCCAACAGCCGAAGTTGTTCAAAAGTGGAGAATTACAATCAGACACTGCAATGTGCGCTGATTATTCCGCTTCTGAATTTTTAGAACTCTTCAGTgaagtgttttgctttttaacattaAATTCATTGGCATTTGACTGGTACACCATCACAGACTGCAAGGCCGGCACCAGTATAGGCAGGAATGGTGTGGTTCCTGAGCATGAGGATGGACTGAGCAACAAGGCTAGTTCGTTCCAAGCTTCTTTCACTGTAGTATTTCAACCGGGCTCCCTACCTCACAAATAGTCACAGGCTACCTCGCCTTTTACAGACCTGTACGCCGGGTCGGCGAAGGCGCTCGTGGACCTCGCCCCGTCACCGGGCTCGAGTCACTAAGGGGCACGCGGGGGCGGACCCAGGCGGGAGCATCCGGGCGTCCAGCCCGCCGGCCGCGGCCCAGCCTGCCCACTTCCACCACTTCCGCCCGCGGCCGGCCGCCCGCACCGCCCAGCGCGCCAGTCGGAAGTGTGGGCGCCGGAACAGGCGGTCGGCAGGCCTGTGGCGCCGCGCGGGccggagcgggggcggggcgtgCGGGGACAGCGCGCAGCAGCCAGTGCGCAGCAGCCAGTGCGGGGCCGAGGTCGGTGCGTTGCATTCCGGCCGAGCAGAGGGCGCGGTCAAGAGTCGGCAGTCTGCACAGGTGGGCCGCGGCGGGAGGGCAGCGGCGCGCCCGCGGCGGGCGGGGTAGGCGCGCGAGACTCGGGGCGGGGTCAGAGGGGAACGAACGGCTTCCCGAGTGGCTTTTCGCCGCTTCCGGGGCCCGGCGCCCGCGGGAGGAAGACGGTGTTCTTGGAGACGCGGCGGGCCGGGCCGAGCCAGCAGCACCCCCGGCGGTCGCCTTCTTCGCCTCTCGGGTGTTTTATTTTAGTGTTGACGTTTGGTTTGCATTTGCAGTTATTTCCGGAAATTCGCTAGAATTTTGCATAGCGCTTTTTGTGGGGagggtggcgggggcggggttTTTGGTGTCCATATTGAATAAGACTGTCAACTGGGCTGTGGAATTGGGGCGTTTTTCAAGTAAAGTCTAAGTTGTTCACAAAGCTCGAGCAGTTGCAAGAGACTCACGTCCGTCAGGGAAGTCAGTGGGATTGATGGCGGTATTTAGAATTGGATTGCTGACGATCCTCGCTGTGGTTCCTGggagttcagaaataaacttgGCGAATAGCCGCCCCTGGAAGCCATCTCCGTTAACCATCACCGGGGAGGGGCCGCGCCTAATAGTCTCTGTTAGGACTCGGGATAGAAAGTGATTAGCTCGGTTTTCGGAGTTACATTGAGTACAGTGAAAAATGTTTGATAACCATGATGTAAAAATAGATCAAAATTAAGACAAAGTATTAGTCTGAGCAGAATCAAGTccttattttaaatgcttttaaaaattcaaaaacgGGTGCTGGGTTGAGTGGTCTGAAGGTTGTAAGATTTAACAGTAAAAATCTCAAGATTAAAAAGAGGAGTCTGAATTCCGGTCTAGTTGTGTGATCCTGACAAAATCACTAGTTCTGAGAGCCTTATTCTGTAAAATGGCTACGATGATAGTTACAGTGGTTTTCTGACAGTTCTAGTAAATTCTGTATTACGGTCAGAATGTTTGGATTTGTAAGTGGTTATGGGGTTTTGTAGCACTTAAATACTTAAAGTCACTAAgccctcctctcctccatcccccaCAGTTTAGTGACAAGAGGTCTGATTTTAAAGTCATCACATTTTGCCTATACCTAGTGTATCTTCATCTTTAGATTCAGGGGTCAGAAAAATTTCACCTTAAGTTCACCTTAAATCTTCCACGAACTTTTGTAGAATAGGATTAACGTCTTACTCATTTGTGAAATGCTTATTCCTGGAACCTGTACGGTGCTTGTCATTTTTGGTGGGTTTGTGAATTTCCTCCTGTATTCtaccttcttctttttaaagaccgAACTGGCAAAACTTAAACTTTGGGTTCAccgaaaacaaaccaaaataattttacatggaaaatactgttttctgttgcttaaaggtgtgctcagttgtgtataGACACACGGGGTGATTACAAGGAGTTAGGTAAAGAATTAGATTACAAATAAGGTTTATTTAGCATCACTTTCAGAGCAAACATAGCATCTCTGTGAGAGGCAGAGAAGATCCAGCAGTAGACTTCAACATTGGCAGCACTTTTGAATTGCTTAGGGAGAGTCAAAAATGCTGACCTCTGGGCCCTAATCCAGACCAATTAATGAGAATTTCTGGAGGAGCATGGGTATGTCCCACCTGTTAAAAGTCCCCAGGTTACTCTGTTGTGCAGCCAGGATGAGAGGAATGAGGTTCTTCTAGAGTGTATCTTGTTTGCTTGAGGAAAGGAAAAGCTGGAAGGACTGGAGCTACATTGGGCAGTGTAGCCTGGGGCATTTGAGAGAATGTCAGAGAGGACTTTTATCTGCAGATGTGATGAAATGTTTTGATTTGTAAAATGAACTGTGCAGTGACCAAGGCCAAAGGGCAGGCTGTTAAAATCCTGAGTCACAGAGCAGTAACTGTGAAgatagaagaaattaaagaaacattcTCTCCTGGATGTTAAATATTTGTAAGAAATTGAGTAATGATTTTAACTTGCAAGCTTTTTTTTGCTCTACCTAgttaaaacagtatttttcagaatgAGTGAATAGACTGTCAATGTGTGAATTTGTGActggttatttttaaagtgtcatacaaatatatatacctCAAATAACTTTCCTTGTTAATTACTAAGTAATCTGATATATGTTGATTTATGTTAATTTAGGggttttgtcatttttgtttttcagtactCTTAAGATTGATTTCTAAAGATATGGTTTTCATCCAGCTTCATCAACGCACataaattttctcctttttggaCTCTTGTTTTATATCACAATGGTGAGCTACAAATCAATATGTTAATATTCTTAGAATATTCTCTTCCCTCAAAAAATATCAATATGAAACAAATATTCTTGTTAACTGCTCTAGTTACCCTACCTGGGAAATTACTTAGCAATTGCATGCAAAATCTTAAAATACGAGGCTCATCTCTCAATTCAGTATTATAATCATATCCAGGGTACACAGATAATCTATCTGTCCTTATTTATGtgaagtagtaaaaaaaaaaaaaaaaatccatagaattctccaggcaagaataatggagtgggtagtcattcccttctccaggggatcttccaacccacagattgaatcctggtctcctgcattgcaggcagattctttaccatctgagccaccagggaagtcctctatttACTTTACCATAGTCCAAATCACTGGCAAGAACCTTGGGTATAAGTATAAATAGTTTTGGGGGCACAGGTTTCTCATATTTTGAAGTTCTTGttagtacagattttttttttttaacaaatataacCTGCTTACTGCAATTAACATTTAAGCAGCATTAGGGTTAGCCTTCTAATGGCACATTTCTGCTTACCACTTACGGTCACTAAACATACTTAAGGCTGGGCATTTAACTttagacattaaaaaattaaaaacagaagaaaaagatcacTTTCTGATGTTATAAAGAAACAGCATTCGACAGAGATATAAAGAGCACTGACCACCATGTTGAATAAACTTCAGAAAAcatgtgtcttctcttgttgggaTCTTGCCTGTGTACCCTTGCCTTTTTAGAGAAAAGTGGAGCTATCACAATGGGTTTCTTGCCTTATATTTTACTTTCATGTTATCTTAAGTATTTGAATGCAGTAGTGAATAAATGATACTAACATTTACATAGCAGGTATATTTCACTGGACCCTTTACAGTTTTGATATCAGAAGATTAAATATTTGAGAAGAGTGGCTGTTTGAAATTGTCTTGGAGTATACATTTGATTGTGTTTCATAACTTTTTGATAAGTTATAAACTTACTCTATAAGGTTTTATGGCCAAAATAAAAGAACCTTGCGTTTTTGTCAAGAGTATATAATGGAAAATAGTTTATGCTCAAGAATCTAATTTTGAATCCCTGGGAAGCAGTTTCACTGAATTCTGCCcttgagatttttttaataagttgaTATAAATTTAACAACCTTCTGAAGTAATGGCATATTTCAGACTTTCTTTTACCTACTCCATTTAGATGCTTGATAATGTACAGGTTCTATTGCTCTTCTAAAAGGCTGACTGTTTTTGTAATGTTAATTCTCTATCCTTATAACTGGGATGACAGGGTCACCTCAGCCTTTGTGATTTCTGAGACCTGGACATATATGTTCTTACTCCTGCACAGTTGGGGTTTTGATGCGTGCTAGGAGTTTTTACTCCATGGAACTTGGTAGATTGAATTGTTGGAGAGTCCAAAATGACACAGAAAAATATAGGTTCTTAAAAATAGAGAATTATTTGCCTCTCAGTGAAATTAAAAGTGATTGTCATTGTGAATGAAAAATGGTATAATTCTTTGTGATACCCAAACCACAAAACTAGAAAGATTTTGGTGGTATAttggcttaaattttttttaatctagtacTTTTTATTGTTGGGTATCATTGCAAAAGAATGCTATACAGATAAAGAAGACAGAGTTTACCCTTCTTATTAATCTCTCTCGCGCTATAAGATAGGTCTCTAAGAAAtcacacttgatcttagccaaaaggccaagaagcaatTCTAAGAAATCAAAGAAGGATAGGGATCTACTAGTAGATCTCAAACTGCATGCAATAATAACACTGTATTTTCATCAGTTCTAAGGTGCATCTgcttttgcttttacattttaattactgAGTTAATAATGTATCTATGATACAGTCAGTGACATCTTAAATTTATTGGCAGCATACTCTTCTTCCCTAATGTTAAATAATAATTCAGGCATGTAACTGATGGTAtcttaaattcattaaaaattggTAAGGGTAGCCATCACTTATTCTGTTTCTACTAGGCACTGGCCTAGTTTCTATACATAATGTTAAGAATGTCTGAGTTGATACTAGGCACCAACATAATAGCCCCCTCAGTTTTTAGGATTCCTAGCAGCTTAAGGGATTTTAGTTTTTGCTTCACTAAATTGCATACCTGATAGCCAGTATATTTTCCTGAATGATGCTCTTAAAATGCTGAAGTTCATAAAATGGTAATAGTTACCATATTGAATCTTTAGCCCTATATCAGCTGTACAAGCGTGACCAGAGAAAATCATTGTAGCATTTCTTAACTAATTTGTGGTCAGAATCAGATGTCTGAGATGACCGTATTTTTTCCTGTAATATGTCTTGAGCATGCAGTGAGGTgggtggaggagagaaagaaaagaaaattttatacctactttaaaaagtaaaacacatttaaacatttaattagaaaatgttatatgtatattAAGTTATTTTTGTGTGAAAATAACTAATGTGATAAAATACACCATTTGCTTTTTACAGCAACAAGCTTTAGAACTGGCTTTGGATCGTGCAGAGGTGAGGCATGACTAAGTTACATATTGAAATAGTATTGTCTTTAATTGACAAAACCCGGTTTTAAGAGATTTTCGTATGCGACTGTCTAGGACGTACATTAATATTAGGATGAGTATActttctgtaaatatatatatatatatataagaataccAGATGATGTTTGAATCATCTATTACTTGGAATGCTCAGATAGTAATGCTGTGGAATAAAAACTGAACAGTATTGtgagttaaatatttaaacaaggaCATAGAGTTTCTGAAactatgttttctgttttaagcAATTTTCTATTTGCTTAATTAAAGGGGAAGTAGCTCA includes the following:
- the LOC122686658 gene encoding wiskott-Aldrich syndrome protein homolog 1-like, producing MVNGDGFQGRLFAKFISELPGTTARIVSNPILNTAINPTDFPDGQAKKATAGGAAGSARPAASPRTPSSSRGRRAPEAAKSHSGSRSFPSDPAPSLARLPRPPRARRCPPAAAHLCRLPTLDRALCSAGMQRTDLGPALAAAHWLLRAVPARPAPAPARAAPQACRPPVPAPTLPTGALGGAGGRPRAEVVEVGRLGRGRRAGRPDAPAWVRPRVPLSDSSPVTGRGPRAPSPTRRTAILGSSQVTQW